The following coding sequences lie in one Myxococcus xanthus genomic window:
- the dnaA gene encoding chromosomal replication initiator protein DnaA: MNALAQAATPFPSAGILWARMLDAIRQEKFDYALRWLERMRPLEVRDGALVMGVPDRFFRDWVDDHYRPMLDVQLARMGEGLTSIAYEVVEGLEPDPHFPPTPSVKASATRPGRLNARFTFDTFVVADSNQLPAAAAQAVADKPGHHYNPLYIYGGTGLGKTHLLQAVGNLIWERDPSQRVVFLSSEQFTNEYVESVREHRMGDFRRKFREECDVLLLDDIQFLGKREETQKEFFYTFNTLYEMNKAIVLTSDTVPAEIPGLEDRLRSRFAMGLMTDIREPTYETRVAILQKKAVAEGLDLPDSVAHFIAKHIQKNVRELEGALVKLSAVHSLTRQPVTEDFASQVLRDILPAHSAVDVESIQREVARFYKVTVESLKEDRRHKALAHARQVAMYLSRKLTKSSFPEIAARFSKDHSTVISAVRKVEGLRMTDATVQRELAELELKLGNP; this comes from the coding sequence GTGAACGCCCTCGCCCAAGCCGCTACCCCCTTCCCAAGTGCTGGAATTCTCTGGGCTCGGATGCTGGATGCCATCCGCCAGGAGAAGTTCGACTACGCGCTGAGATGGCTGGAGCGGATGCGCCCGCTGGAGGTGCGTGACGGCGCCCTGGTGATGGGCGTTCCGGACCGCTTCTTCCGCGACTGGGTGGATGACCACTACCGCCCCATGCTGGATGTCCAGCTCGCGCGGATGGGGGAGGGCCTGACCTCCATCGCCTATGAGGTGGTGGAGGGCCTGGAGCCGGACCCGCATTTTCCACCCACACCCTCAGTCAAGGCGAGCGCCACGCGCCCGGGCCGGCTGAACGCGCGCTTCACCTTCGACACCTTCGTGGTGGCGGACAGCAACCAGCTCCCGGCCGCCGCGGCGCAGGCCGTGGCCGACAAGCCGGGCCACCACTACAACCCGCTCTACATCTACGGCGGCACGGGCCTGGGCAAGACGCACCTGCTCCAGGCGGTGGGCAACCTCATCTGGGAGCGGGATCCGTCCCAGCGCGTGGTGTTCCTCTCCAGCGAGCAGTTCACCAACGAGTACGTGGAGAGCGTCCGCGAGCACCGCATGGGGGACTTCCGCCGGAAGTTCCGTGAGGAGTGCGACGTGCTCCTCCTCGACGACATCCAGTTCCTCGGCAAGCGTGAGGAGACGCAGAAGGAGTTCTTCTACACCTTCAACACGCTCTACGAGATGAACAAGGCCATCGTCCTCACCAGCGACACCGTGCCCGCGGAGATTCCGGGCCTGGAGGACCGGCTGCGCAGCCGCTTCGCCATGGGGCTGATGACGGACATCCGCGAGCCCACCTACGAGACGCGGGTGGCCATCCTCCAGAAGAAGGCCGTGGCCGAAGGTCTGGACCTCCCGGACTCGGTGGCGCACTTCATCGCCAAGCACATCCAGAAGAACGTGCGCGAGCTGGAAGGCGCGCTGGTGAAGCTGTCCGCGGTGCACAGCCTGACGCGCCAGCCGGTGACGGAGGATTTCGCGTCCCAGGTGCTGCGCGACATCCTCCCCGCCCACAGCGCGGTGGACGTGGAGTCCATCCAGCGCGAGGTGGCCCGCTTCTACAAAGTCACGGTGGAGTCGCTGAAGGAAGACCGCCGGCACAAGGCCCTGGCCCATGCGCGACAGGTGGCCATGTACCTCAGCCGCAAGCTGACGAAGAGCTCCTTCCCGGAAATCGCCGCGCGCTTCAGCAAGGACCACTCCACCGTCATCTCCGCGGTGCGCAAGGTGGAAGGCCTCCGCATGACGGACGCCACCGTGCAGCGCGAGCTGGCGGAGCTGGAATTGAAGCTCGGCAATCCCTGA
- a CDS encoding HEAT repeat domain-containing protein, which translates to MKSLVLLLAVLTAAALWRAGQTSRTPAPAETPPAVSQALDDEAPTLAPEENLPGVKGRERVLVVGHRLRYTFDLDLRTHTDLSAGARESLHTGWSGLLELTYLGAEGEQRLFSCHLVPTRLDVEAGETPLPGDAALRALQVMFERPVYVGQDVRGRLMAVHFDAAQDATARRLVRLLLASTQFVAEDGPRWSTEEPDSRGDLEAVYRAGGSANTYVKTKRRYLRSGSAVLPRLQGHLDFTLFADGHVKEATGSEVVELGGGGTGLPRIREETRVALTNVGVDYRLSSLRPFEATRATLRSERLTDSAGMEEASLEARDRQLVKGAKLDDLLRALAKREDLDTARLRLTALFRQNLAEVDRAVALIRQGSADEVRSEQMLEALASAGTPETQRALVSVLEGERIRPKTRAHAARVIGRMERPSLLLGDALERVLEATRDAGVRRAAALSVGALSKMLEVPEPGRSQALVEGLVGRCRSGTLEPEVCLDALARAGAPAGLAYVKSALVHPEASVRGAATEALRAIPGAAVDALLDQVMLDDPSARVRALAVKAVSQRVAGAHLEALARVLRAERSERVRVEVVRLLGHLQAVEAPAAALLRDVAANDGAANVRAMATSLLGGE; encoded by the coding sequence GTGAAGAGCCTGGTCCTGCTGCTCGCCGTGCTCACGGCCGCCGCGCTGTGGCGTGCGGGCCAGACTTCTCGGACGCCGGCTCCCGCTGAGACACCGCCGGCTGTTTCACAGGCCCTGGATGACGAAGCCCCCACCCTGGCGCCCGAGGAGAACCTCCCGGGCGTGAAGGGGCGGGAGCGGGTGCTCGTCGTGGGCCACCGGCTTCGTTACACGTTCGACCTGGACCTCCGGACCCACACGGATCTTTCGGCTGGCGCGCGGGAGTCCCTGCACACCGGATGGAGCGGCCTGCTCGAGCTCACCTACCTGGGCGCGGAGGGTGAACAGCGCCTGTTCTCCTGCCACCTCGTGCCCACGCGGCTGGACGTGGAAGCCGGTGAGACGCCGCTGCCCGGTGACGCGGCGCTGCGGGCGCTCCAAGTCATGTTCGAGCGGCCGGTGTACGTGGGCCAGGACGTTCGGGGCCGACTGATGGCCGTGCACTTCGATGCGGCGCAGGACGCGACGGCGCGGAGGCTCGTGCGCCTGCTGCTCGCGTCGACGCAGTTCGTGGCGGAGGACGGCCCCCGCTGGAGCACCGAGGAGCCGGACTCGCGCGGTGACCTCGAAGCCGTGTACCGCGCGGGTGGCAGCGCGAACACCTACGTGAAGACGAAGCGGCGCTATCTGCGCTCTGGCTCGGCGGTGCTTCCACGGCTGCAAGGGCACCTGGACTTCACCCTGTTCGCGGATGGGCACGTGAAGGAGGCGACGGGCTCGGAGGTGGTGGAGCTGGGCGGAGGCGGCACGGGGCTCCCTCGCATCCGCGAGGAGACGCGGGTCGCGTTGACCAACGTGGGCGTAGACTACCGGCTCTCGTCGCTGAGGCCGTTTGAGGCCACGCGGGCGACGTTGCGGTCGGAGCGGCTCACGGATTCGGCCGGCATGGAGGAGGCTTCGCTGGAGGCGCGGGACAGGCAGCTCGTGAAGGGGGCGAAGCTGGATGACTTGCTGCGGGCGCTGGCGAAGCGCGAGGACCTGGACACGGCGCGGCTGCGACTGACGGCCTTGTTCCGACAGAATCTGGCGGAAGTGGATCGGGCCGTGGCGCTGATTCGTCAGGGCTCCGCGGACGAGGTGCGCTCCGAGCAGATGCTGGAGGCGCTGGCCAGCGCGGGGACGCCCGAGACGCAGCGGGCGCTGGTGTCCGTGTTGGAGGGGGAACGGATTCGTCCGAAGACACGGGCCCACGCGGCGCGGGTGATAGGGCGCATGGAACGGCCTTCACTGCTTCTGGGCGATGCGCTGGAGCGTGTGCTGGAGGCGACGCGGGACGCGGGCGTGAGGCGCGCGGCGGCACTGTCGGTGGGGGCGCTGTCGAAGATGCTGGAGGTGCCGGAGCCGGGCCGAAGCCAAGCGCTGGTGGAGGGGCTCGTGGGGCGCTGTCGCTCGGGGACTTTGGAGCCTGAAGTCTGTCTGGATGCCCTCGCCCGGGCTGGCGCTCCAGCGGGACTGGCCTACGTGAAGTCGGCGCTCGTGCATCCGGAGGCATCCGTGCGTGGCGCGGCGACGGAGGCGCTCCGTGCCATTCCTGGCGCGGCGGTGGATGCATTGTTGGACCAGGTGATGCTCGACGACCCGAGCGCGAGGGTTCGTGCGCTCGCGGTGAAGGCTGTCTCTCAACGGGTCGCTGGCGCCCACTTGGAAGCACTGGCCCGGGTGCTGCGCGCCGAGCGGAGTGAGCGCGTCCGCGTCGAAGTGGTGCGGCTGCTGGGCCACCTGCAAGCCGTGGAGGCTCCCGCCGCGGCCTTGCTTCGCGATGTGGCCGCCAACGATGGGGCCGCGAACGTGCGGGCGATGGCGACGTCACTGCTCGGTGGTGAGTAG
- a CDS encoding MXAN_5453 family MXYO-CTERM-anchored protein — MSVAGRKWSARASQVRGRTLALSVLTLATPAWAEVPDYTLELQARTNLLGNASGAYNVAPGNLLAGSLQIPLTDDGQIAFRLAITPEGRQAVWWGRDGAGQRIYVLPDLGEDARLSDPGLRSQSNLISHGNLAFAVTGASSASQNGIYRLNVASPDDVRIERAPIGASNWSSLQLNEADVIGFRASYGGGGQSYFLLGSGWAGTLVSDNIADSSSPYSFLYSPRLNDQAQIAGVVDRASGSAEFFQELRIFNVTIESQLVAQTRGLDANSPVYRFASVQPAFNNQGQVAFLGTARDASERNVTTLWLWDGTELRVIAQDGLGEIRQLEFFPPDMNDRGLVVFRAIDAANLRAVWVSDGQELKRVVSEHDIVTSDLGPARIDQETPSNPVFAGAPSINARSDVALAAGLAPPDNDQEEWGTAVFIARASFPQSDGGTGEDPDGGTDGGPGTDPDAGTGTDPDGGPGEDPDAGTGTDPDGGPGEDPDAGTGTDPDGGPGEDPDAGTGTDPDAGTGMDPDAGPGEEPGPDGGPSQDAGTQPPPPPDGGCGCQSSSPSALLPWMLVGLMRVVVGRRRKDT; from the coding sequence ATGTCGGTCGCGGGACGGAAGTGGAGTGCGCGGGCCAGTCAGGTCCGTGGAAGGACGCTGGCGCTGAGTGTGCTCACGCTGGCCACGCCAGCCTGGGCGGAGGTGCCCGACTACACCCTGGAGCTCCAGGCGCGGACCAACCTGCTGGGGAACGCGTCTGGCGCCTACAACGTGGCGCCGGGCAACCTGCTGGCGGGGAGTCTCCAGATCCCGCTGACCGACGATGGCCAGATTGCCTTCCGGTTGGCGATTACACCCGAGGGACGTCAGGCGGTGTGGTGGGGCCGGGATGGCGCGGGGCAGCGCATCTATGTGCTTCCTGACCTGGGCGAAGACGCTCGTCTCAGCGACCCGGGACTCAGATCCCAGAGCAATCTGATCTCCCATGGCAATCTGGCCTTCGCCGTCACCGGGGCTTCTTCGGCGAGCCAGAACGGCATCTACCGGTTGAATGTCGCCAGTCCGGACGACGTGCGCATCGAGCGCGCACCGATTGGCGCTTCGAACTGGAGCAGCTTGCAACTCAACGAAGCCGATGTGATTGGTTTTCGTGCGTCGTATGGCGGTGGAGGGCAGTCCTATTTCCTTCTGGGCTCGGGCTGGGCGGGCACCCTGGTCAGCGACAACATCGCCGACAGCTCGAGCCCCTATTCGTTCCTGTACTCACCGAGGCTGAACGACCAGGCTCAGATTGCCGGTGTGGTGGACCGCGCGTCCGGGTCCGCGGAGTTCTTCCAGGAGCTGCGCATCTTCAACGTGACCATCGAGTCGCAGCTCGTGGCGCAGACGCGCGGGCTCGACGCGAACTCACCGGTGTACCGCTTCGCGTCCGTGCAGCCGGCGTTCAACAACCAGGGGCAGGTGGCGTTCCTGGGGACGGCCCGGGACGCGTCCGAACGGAACGTCACGACGTTGTGGCTCTGGGATGGAACGGAGCTGCGGGTGATTGCCCAGGATGGCCTGGGGGAGATCCGGCAGTTGGAGTTCTTCCCGCCGGACATGAACGACCGTGGGCTCGTGGTCTTCCGGGCCATCGACGCCGCGAACCTGCGCGCGGTGTGGGTCAGTGATGGACAGGAGCTGAAGCGGGTCGTGAGCGAGCATGACATCGTGACCTCGGACCTGGGACCGGCGCGCATCGACCAGGAGACGCCGTCCAACCCAGTGTTCGCTGGCGCGCCCAGCATCAACGCGCGGTCGGATGTCGCGTTGGCCGCGGGGCTGGCTCCGCCGGATAACGACCAGGAGGAGTGGGGCACGGCCGTGTTCATCGCACGGGCTTCGTTCCCGCAGTCGGATGGCGGGACGGGCGAGGACCCAGACGGCGGAACCGATGGTGGCCCTGGTACGGACCCTGACGCGGGAACTGGCACGGATCCGGATGGCGGCCCGGGTGAGGACCCCGACGCGGGAACTGGCACGGATCCGGATGGCGGCCCGGGTGAGGACCCCGACGCGGGAACTGGCACGGATCCGGATGGCGGCCCGGGTGAGGACCCCGACGCGGGAACTGGCACGGATCCCGACGCGGGCACTGGCATGGATCCGGATGCGGGTCCGGGCGAGGAGCCCGGGCCCGACGGTGGCCCGTCGCAGGATGCAGGGACTCAGCCGCCGCCTCCTCCGGACGGTGGCTGCGGCTGCCAGTCCTCGTCTCCTTCCGCGCTACTCCCGTGGATGCTCGTGGGGCTGATGCGGGTCGTCGTGGGCCGTCGCCGCAAGGACACGTAG
- a CDS encoding CBS domain-containing protein, with product MQKIQDVMTKDLTVINAKDSLKDAALKMRELSVGPLPVCDGDRLMGIITDRDIVVRAVSQGKDPNSTTVAEAMTGQLEYAFDDEDISVVAEKMKEKKVRRILVLDRDKKLVGIVAMSDLLEALAEEDVGETLESISEAPPPAAH from the coding sequence ATGCAGAAGATTCAAGACGTGATGACGAAGGACCTCACGGTCATCAACGCGAAGGACTCATTGAAGGACGCCGCGCTGAAGATGCGCGAGCTGAGCGTGGGCCCGCTGCCCGTGTGCGACGGTGACCGGTTGATGGGCATCATCACCGACCGCGACATCGTGGTGCGCGCGGTGTCCCAGGGAAAGGACCCCAACAGCACGACGGTGGCGGAGGCGATGACGGGGCAGCTCGAATACGCCTTCGATGACGAGGACATCTCCGTGGTGGCGGAGAAGATGAAGGAGAAGAAGGTCCGCCGCATCCTCGTGCTCGACCGGGACAAGAAGCTGGTGGGGATTGTCGCGATGAGCGACCTGCTGGAGGCGCTGGCGGAGGAGGACGTCGGCGAGACCCTGGAGAGCATCTCTGAGGCCCCTCCCCCCGCTGCGCACTGA
- a CDS encoding DUF2267 domain-containing protein, which yields MANIREEQGEAAEGRSATPSLKEQRSESRAAQTYAVFLKDLEANAGVVRGLAEKAAQSVLCLLEQRLMDTEAKHLEAQLPRKVTDMLKRCPRHEGKVARKYKLEQFLAMVAEELDTTPNEAERLARAVFLTVRNHISEGEADDVMGQLPADLRSLWVPEA from the coding sequence ATGGCGAACATACGTGAGGAGCAGGGAGAGGCAGCGGAGGGCCGGAGCGCTACGCCCAGCCTCAAGGAGCAGCGCAGTGAGTCGCGAGCGGCGCAGACCTATGCGGTCTTCTTGAAGGACCTCGAAGCGAACGCGGGCGTCGTCCGCGGACTGGCGGAGAAGGCCGCGCAGTCCGTGCTGTGCCTGCTGGAGCAACGCCTGATGGATACCGAGGCGAAGCACCTGGAGGCCCAGCTTCCGCGGAAGGTGACGGACATGCTGAAGCGGTGTCCTCGGCACGAGGGCAAGGTCGCCCGGAAGTACAAGCTGGAGCAGTTCCTCGCCATGGTGGCCGAGGAGCTCGACACCACGCCCAACGAGGCCGAACGCCTGGCCCGGGCCGTGTTCCTCACGGTGCGCAATCACATCAGCGAGGGAGAGGCCGACGACGTCATGGGCCAGCTCCCCGCGGACCTGCGCTCGCTGTGGGTGCCCGAGGCCTGA
- a CDS encoding DUF4175 domain-containing protein, translated as MSAEVSSGALPRCALHPDALAGATCQRCGGFVCTACTTWVMGRMYCPPCAVRPEVNYLETFRLGLWGRRDGSAWLVGGVTVVLVGLALVALMAGDVGTTLACLGSAGVGVAFFLGMRWARMGLLAMPLLAMLITAQSLGAPALLFFIPLMVAVNVFRDTRSRLFFRLDVPERELHQLWDLRINNPLARHALSLSVGSLFLPVFAPLLSFFGVWSALTFVFAAMAMLALILGLVALRRVDPEARPPIGRRWEALGAVCLALVALALWGVLHRTRMVELFGGAVD; from the coding sequence ATGTCCGCCGAAGTCTCATCCGGTGCCCTGCCCCGCTGCGCCCTCCATCCGGATGCGCTCGCGGGTGCCACCTGCCAGCGCTGTGGCGGCTTCGTCTGCACCGCGTGCACAACGTGGGTGATGGGCCGGATGTACTGCCCTCCCTGCGCCGTGCGTCCGGAGGTGAACTACCTGGAGACCTTTCGGCTGGGGCTCTGGGGACGGAGGGACGGGAGCGCCTGGCTGGTGGGCGGCGTCACGGTGGTGCTCGTCGGGCTGGCACTGGTGGCGCTGATGGCCGGGGACGTCGGCACCACGCTGGCGTGCCTGGGCAGCGCGGGCGTGGGCGTGGCGTTCTTCCTGGGCATGCGGTGGGCGCGCATGGGCCTGCTCGCCATGCCCCTGCTGGCGATGCTGATCACCGCGCAGTCCCTGGGCGCGCCCGCGTTGCTGTTCTTCATTCCCCTCATGGTCGCGGTGAACGTCTTTCGCGACACACGCAGCCGGCTCTTCTTCCGCCTGGATGTCCCCGAGCGCGAGCTGCACCAGCTGTGGGACCTGCGGATCAACAACCCCCTTGCCCGGCATGCGCTGTCGCTGAGCGTGGGGTCGCTGTTCCTGCCCGTGTTCGCGCCGCTGCTCTCCTTCTTCGGGGTGTGGAGCGCGCTGACGTTCGTCTTCGCGGCCATGGCCATGCTCGCCCTCATCCTGGGCCTGGTGGCGCTGCGGCGGGTGGACCCGGAGGCGCGGCCGCCCATTGGCCGGCGTTGGGAGGCGCTCGGCGCGGTGTGCCTGGCACTGGTCGCGCTGGCGCTCTGGGGCGTGTTGCACCGGACTCGGATGGTGGAGCTGTTCGGCGGCGCGGTGGACTGA
- a CDS encoding M16 family metallopeptidase has product MKALVAAALVFSGLPALAQTPTPQEAKPLEPGREALAISYEKYALPNGLEVILSVDRKLPVVAVNIWYHVGAYHEQPGRTGFAHLFEHMMFQGSRNVADDVHIARLEQLGATDLNGTTSFDRTNYFETVPSNHLETALWLESDRMGFLLDAITPEKLETQREVVKNERRESIETAPYGAAREKAWHALFPLPHPYHGDVIGSMKDLNAANVDDVKDFFRKWYAPSNATLAIVGDFDVAKTKALVEKYFGTLPSHARPLRPEVAPVNLTAPVVLREEERVARLPLLSIQWLTPAYLEEGDATADVLATALSTGKASRLYRRLVLDKELAQSVSATQQSQGAQSVFSVDVVARPGVSTDTLLQEVDAVLDEVRQQGITPEEIARARTRYDTRTLAGLQSVGGFGGKADVLQSYNHFVGEPNYVAQDLARYESVTPEAVKQFAQDTLRPGARVILHAVPPARRQAPLDSKERH; this is encoded by the coding sequence ATGAAGGCCCTCGTCGCCGCAGCCCTCGTGTTCAGCGGGCTGCCGGCGCTTGCCCAGACACCGACACCCCAGGAGGCGAAGCCACTGGAGCCCGGCCGTGAGGCGCTCGCCATCTCGTATGAGAAATACGCGCTGCCCAACGGCCTGGAGGTCATCCTCTCCGTGGACCGGAAGCTGCCGGTGGTGGCCGTCAACATCTGGTACCACGTCGGCGCATACCACGAGCAACCAGGCCGCACCGGCTTCGCGCACCTGTTCGAGCACATGATGTTCCAGGGCTCGCGCAACGTGGCCGATGACGTCCACATCGCCCGGCTGGAGCAGCTGGGCGCCACCGACCTCAACGGCACCACCAGCTTCGACCGCACCAACTACTTCGAGACCGTCCCCAGCAACCACCTGGAGACGGCGCTGTGGCTGGAGAGCGACCGCATGGGCTTCCTGCTCGACGCCATCACGCCGGAGAAGCTGGAGACGCAGCGCGAGGTGGTGAAGAACGAGCGGCGCGAATCCATTGAAACCGCGCCGTATGGCGCCGCCCGCGAGAAGGCGTGGCACGCGCTCTTCCCGCTGCCGCACCCGTACCACGGGGACGTCATCGGCTCGATGAAGGACCTGAACGCGGCCAACGTGGACGACGTGAAGGACTTCTTCCGCAAGTGGTACGCGCCGTCCAACGCCACGCTGGCCATCGTCGGTGACTTCGACGTGGCGAAGACGAAGGCGCTGGTGGAGAAGTACTTCGGCACGCTGCCCAGCCACGCCCGGCCGCTGCGGCCGGAGGTCGCGCCGGTGAACCTCACCGCGCCCGTGGTGCTGCGCGAGGAGGAGCGCGTGGCCCGGCTGCCGCTCTTGTCCATCCAGTGGCTCACGCCCGCGTACCTGGAGGAAGGGGACGCCACCGCGGACGTGCTGGCCACCGCGCTGTCCACCGGCAAGGCCAGCCGCCTCTACCGCCGGCTGGTGCTGGACAAGGAGCTGGCCCAGAGCGTCAGCGCCACCCAGCAGAGCCAGGGCGCGCAGTCCGTCTTCTCCGTGGACGTGGTGGCGCGGCCCGGCGTGTCCACGGACACGCTGCTCCAGGAGGTGGACGCGGTGCTGGACGAGGTGCGCCAGCAGGGCATCACCCCGGAGGAGATTGCCCGCGCCCGCACGCGCTACGACACGCGCACGCTGGCCGGCCTCCAGTCCGTCGGCGGCTTCGGCGGCAAGGCGGACGTCCTCCAGAGCTACAACCACTTCGTCGGCGAGCCCAACTACGTGGCCCAGGACCTGGCTCGCTACGAGTCGGTGACGCCCGAAGCCGTGAAGCAGTTCGCCCAGGACACGCTGCGCCCCGGCGCGCGCGTCATCCTCCACGCGGTGCCGCCCGCACGCCGGCAGGCGCCCCTCGACTCGAAGGAGCGCCACTGA
- a CDS encoding M16 family metallopeptidase: MRRLFSALLVTTLASCASNPKPAPANPDSPALGEKAAPAEATADAESFRATPPQPGKAPDLVLPTFQSAKLDNGITVLVSTRRELPLVFAGVAFAAGSAQDPKGKEGLAELTYRMLLEGAGKRDTVLLDNAFADLGVSPAMDVQADGAQVGVRVLTRNLDAAMALLSDVVLRPTFSPKAFERRKKQQLADLVRAMGQPGVLAQMAYLEAVFGLQHPYGHLPDGTPASVQSLTLADVMGFYQKHTGPKAQAIILTGDISLEEGVALAKRHFSWSKNKATPPPPPPATKAPPRQQVYVVPKPGLDQTLLLVGRAGIAAGNPDEYPLELATTVFGGFFGSRLNMNLRENKGYSYGAGASLSPRLGVGPLTAYSSVRQDVTGPALSEVMNELTGLTNRPITAEELEAAREGLIRAFPGAFESVEGLGASAAALFITRRPLDEFNRTVEGLRDASAAEVQRMAEQYLDPAMMQIVLVGDPATIQEQVTPLGLGKLVPIEPDEAPVPRAAK; encoded by the coding sequence ATGCGCCGCCTCTTCTCCGCCCTGCTCGTCACCACGCTGGCCTCCTGCGCCAGCAACCCGAAGCCCGCGCCGGCCAATCCGGACTCGCCCGCGCTGGGAGAGAAGGCGGCCCCGGCCGAAGCCACGGCTGACGCCGAGTCCTTCCGCGCCACGCCGCCCCAGCCCGGCAAGGCGCCGGACCTGGTGCTGCCCACCTTCCAGAGCGCGAAGCTGGACAACGGCATCACCGTGCTGGTGAGCACGCGGCGGGAGCTGCCGCTCGTGTTCGCGGGCGTGGCCTTCGCCGCGGGCAGCGCGCAGGACCCCAAGGGCAAGGAAGGGCTCGCCGAGCTGACGTACCGCATGCTGCTGGAAGGCGCGGGCAAGCGGGACACGGTGCTCTTGGACAACGCCTTCGCCGACCTGGGTGTGTCACCCGCCATGGACGTGCAGGCGGACGGCGCGCAGGTGGGCGTGCGCGTGCTGACGCGCAACCTGGACGCGGCCATGGCCCTGCTGTCGGACGTGGTGCTGCGGCCCACCTTCAGCCCCAAGGCCTTCGAGCGGCGCAAGAAGCAGCAGCTGGCGGACCTGGTGCGCGCGATGGGGCAGCCCGGCGTGCTGGCGCAGATGGCCTACCTGGAGGCCGTGTTCGGGTTGCAGCACCCCTACGGGCACCTCCCCGACGGCACGCCCGCGTCCGTGCAGTCGCTCACCCTGGCGGACGTGATGGGCTTCTACCAGAAGCACACCGGCCCCAAGGCCCAGGCGATCATCCTCACAGGTGACATCAGCCTGGAAGAAGGGGTGGCCCTGGCGAAGCGGCACTTCAGCTGGTCGAAGAACAAGGCCACGCCGCCGCCGCCGCCGCCGGCCACGAAGGCCCCGCCGCGTCAGCAGGTGTACGTGGTGCCCAAGCCGGGCCTGGACCAGACGCTGCTGCTGGTGGGCCGCGCTGGCATCGCCGCGGGGAACCCGGACGAGTATCCGCTGGAGCTGGCCACCACCGTGTTCGGTGGCTTCTTCGGCAGCCGGCTCAACATGAACCTGCGGGAGAACAAGGGCTACAGCTACGGCGCGGGCGCCAGCCTCTCTCCACGCCTGGGCGTGGGGCCGCTCACCGCGTACAGCTCCGTGCGCCAGGACGTGACGGGCCCGGCCTTGAGCGAGGTGATGAACGAGCTGACGGGCCTGACGAACCGGCCCATCACCGCCGAGGAACTGGAGGCCGCGCGCGAGGGCCTCATCCGCGCCTTCCCGGGCGCCTTCGAGTCCGTGGAGGGCCTGGGCGCCAGCGCCGCGGCGCTCTTCATCACCCGCCGCCCGCTGGACGAGTTCAACCGCACCGTGGAGGGCCTGCGCGACGCCAGCGCCGCGGAGGTGCAGCGCATGGCCGAGCAGTACCTGGACCCGGCCATGATGCAGATTGTCCTCGTGGGTGACCCGGCGACCATCCAGGAGCAGGTGACGCCGCTCGGCCTGGGCAAGCTGGTGCCCATCGAGCCGGATGAAGCACCGGTGCCACGCGCGGCGAAGTAG